One stretch of Streptomyces sp. 135 DNA includes these proteins:
- a CDS encoding class I SAM-dependent methyltransferase, with protein MGHHHGHGQAQGHGHAHGEGHGHGHGHGHGEDHDMDWAAMGVMLERYARIAAPMYGEMAAWLRRWTPDPGVVVDVGSGPGAVSFLLAEAFPEARIVAADPEEPLLERARDRAAREGLTDRFDTVRAALPDAIDDVPTADLLWLCRSLHHVGDQGAALAALADRLAPGGAIALLEGGLNARYLPRDIGFGRPGLLSRLEASDEEWFAGMRAGLPDSKDAAENWPALLTDAGLRHTATRTFLLDLPAPLSEDARAHIVEEFTRRREMHDDRLTPDDFTTLDRLLDKDDPQSLHHRPDLFLLAAQTVHVAVKDA; from the coding sequence ATGGGGCACCACCACGGGCACGGGCAGGCGCAGGGGCACGGCCACGCGCACGGAGAGGGCCACGGCCACGGTCATGGTCATGGTCATGGCGAGGACCACGACATGGACTGGGCCGCCATGGGCGTCATGCTGGAGCGGTACGCGCGCATCGCCGCGCCCATGTACGGCGAGATGGCGGCCTGGCTGCGCCGGTGGACCCCGGACCCCGGAGTCGTCGTCGACGTCGGCAGCGGCCCCGGCGCCGTCTCCTTCCTGCTGGCCGAGGCCTTCCCCGAGGCGCGGATCGTCGCGGCGGACCCGGAGGAGCCCCTCCTGGAGCGGGCACGCGACCGCGCCGCCCGGGAGGGCCTGACCGACCGCTTCGACACGGTGCGCGCGGCGCTCCCGGACGCCATCGACGACGTACCGACCGCCGACCTGCTGTGGCTGTGCAGGTCCCTGCACCACGTCGGTGACCAGGGCGCCGCGCTCGCGGCCCTCGCCGACCGCCTCGCACCGGGCGGCGCGATCGCCCTTCTGGAGGGCGGCCTCAACGCCCGCTACCTCCCGCGCGACATCGGCTTCGGCCGTCCCGGGCTCCTCTCCCGCCTGGAGGCCTCCGACGAGGAGTGGTTCGCCGGCATGCGCGCCGGCCTGCCGGACTCGAAGGACGCGGCGGAGAACTGGCCGGCACTCCTGACCGACGCGGGCCTGCGCCACACGGCCACGCGCACCTTCCTCCTCGACCTGCCGGCCCCGCTCTCCGAGGACGCCCGCGCCCACATCGTGGAGGAGTTCACCCGCCGCCGGGAGATGCACGACGACCGCCTGACCCCCGACGACTTCACCACCCTCGACCGCCTCCTGGACAAGGACGACCCGCAGAGCCTGCACCACCGCCCGGATCTGTTCCTGCTGGCGGCGCAGACGGTGCATGTAGCGGTCAAGGACGCCTGA
- a CDS encoding CU044_2847 family protein — MTDLIRWESDEGPVVVEVDSRDPGFRSVSRRGDSGEVHDVEGRFESALGHVRGAALSALRTFRERALDPDAIELEFGVKLTAAAGAVIAKTSAEGHLTVRLTWSRERQEPQAGLPAQSGVRQDVQQGVREDVRQGVQRDVRQDAQGE, encoded by the coding sequence GTGACCGACCTGATCCGCTGGGAGTCCGACGAAGGACCCGTCGTGGTCGAGGTCGACTCCCGGGACCCGGGGTTCAGGTCGGTGTCGCGACGTGGGGACAGCGGCGAGGTGCACGACGTGGAGGGGCGGTTCGAGTCGGCGTTGGGGCATGTGCGTGGTGCCGCGCTCTCCGCGCTGCGGACCTTCCGGGAGCGTGCACTCGACCCCGACGCGATCGAGTTGGAGTTCGGCGTCAAGCTCACCGCGGCCGCGGGCGCCGTCATCGCCAAGACGTCGGCCGAGGGGCATCTGACGGTCCGGCTCACCTGGTCACGCGAGCGTCAGGAGCCGCAGGCCGGCCTCCCCGCCCAGTCGGGCGTGCGTCAGGACGTACAGCAAGGCGTACGGGAGGACGTACGGCAAGGCGTGCAGCGAGACGTACGACAGGACGCGCAAGGCGAATAA